A region from the Corylus avellana chromosome ca7, CavTom2PMs-1.0 genome encodes:
- the LOC132186140 gene encoding eukaryotic translation initiation factor 3 subunit G-like, translating into MALDKFVSAPGPNPTTQPSKVRWGELDEDDGEDLDFLLPPRQIIGPDENGIKKVIEYKFDEDGNKVKITTTTRVRKLAKAQLSKRAVERRSWPKFGDAVREDVGSRLTMVSTEEILLERPRAPGSLSLSLSLSLSLYVCFHVFIFVVLICLI; encoded by the coding sequence ATGGCGCTCGACAAATTCGTTTCAGCTCCGGGCCCGAACCCGACGACCCAACCGAGCAAGGTCCGGTGGGGAGAGCTCGATGAGGACGACGGTGAGGACTTGGACTTCCTGCTCCCGCCTCGCCAAATAATCGGTCCGGACGAGAACGGAATCAAGAAAGTGATCGAGTACAAGTTCGACGAAGACGGAAACAAGGTCAAGATCACGACCACGACCCGGGTCCGGAAGCTCGCTAAGGCCCAGCTGAGCAAACGGGCAGTGGAGCGCCGGTCCTGGCCCAAGTTCGGCGACGCGGTTCGTGAGGACGTTGGTAGCCGACTCACCATGGTCTCCACCGAGGAGATCCTTCTTGAGCGCCCCAGGGCTcctggttctctctctctctctctctctctctctctctctctttacgTGTGTTTTCATGTGTTCATATTTGTGGTTTTGATTTGCTTAATttga
- the LOC132186139 gene encoding uncharacterized protein LOC132186139 yields the protein MALDKFVSAPGPNPTTQPSKVRWGELDEDDGEDLDFLLPPRQIIGPDENGIKKVIEYKFDEDGNKVKITTTTRVRKLAKAQLSKRAVERRSWPKFGDAVREDVGSRLTMVSTEEILLERPRAPGTKAEESKVAGDNLAQLGKAGAVLMVCRTCGKKGDHWTSRCPYKDLAPQTDAFVDKPPASDTTVAAPGGGKAAYVPPSMRPGAERASGSDMRRRNDENSVRVTNLSEDTREPDLLELFRPFGAVTRVYVAIDQKTGMSRGFGFVNFVNREDAERAISKLNGYGYDSLILRVEWATPRAN from the exons ATGGCGCTCGACAAATTCGTTTCAGCTCCGGGCCCGAACCCGACGACCCAACCGAGCAAGGTCCGGTGGGGAGAGCTCGATGAGGACGACGGTGAGGACTTGGACTTCCTGCTCCCGCCTCGCCAAATAATCGGTCCGGACGAGAACGGAATCAAGAAAGTGATCGAGTACAAGTTCGACGAAGACGGAAACAAGGTCAAGATCACGACCACGACCCGGGTCCGGAAGCTCGCTAAGGCCCAGCTGAGCAAACGGGCAGTGGAGCGCCGGTCCTGGCCCAAGTTCGGCGACGCGGTTCGTGAGGACGTTGGTAGCCGACTCACCATGGTCTCCACCGAGGAGATCCTTCTTGAGCGCCCCAGGGCTcctg GTACCAAAGCAGAAGAATCCAAGGTAGCAGGGGACAACTTGGCTCAGCTTGGTAAAGCAGGTGCTGTTCTCATGGTGTGCAGGACTTGTGGTAAGAAAGGTGACCACTGGACATCTAGGTGCCCTTACAAGGATCTTGCCCCACAGACCGATGCCTTCGTTGATAAGCCTCCTGCATCGGATACCACTGTGGCTGCACCTGGTGGTGGCAAGGCAGCTTATGTGCCTCCAAGCATGAGACCAGGTGCAGAAAGAGCCAGTGGATCCGATATGAGGCGCAGGAATGATGAAAATTCAGTTCGGGTCACTAATTTGTCAGAGGATACTCGGGAGCCCGATTTGCTTGAACTATTCCGCCCATTTGGTGCTGTTACTCGTGTTTATGTTGCTATTGATCAAAAGACTGGCATGAGTAGAGGCTTTGGTTTTGTCAACTTTGTAAACAGGGAAGATGCTGAGAGAGCTATCAGCAAGCTCAATGGATATGGTTATGACAGCCTTATCCTTCGAGTTGAATGGGCTACACCCAGAGCAAACTAG